The Persephonella hydrogeniphila genome has a window encoding:
- a CDS encoding ArnT family glycosyltransferase: MRYKPFLISLFVFITAFMVFSANIGGLSIYSLDEAKNSECAREMLERGDFIVPTFNYELRTDKPPVHYYFMIVAYKLFGVNEFSARFFSSVFGALTVLITFLFAQKYLGKREAFLSFIALISSLHFSIQFHMAVPDPYLIFWINAALFSFYIGFKEKKGVFIYLFYIFMGLGVLTKGPVAVVLPSGIILLYLIFTRNLTVENLKFLRVLSGIAVLLIVSLPWYIAVYLKTEGKWVQEFIFKHNIHRFSQPMEGHGGIFLLTFLFVFVGMLPFSVFIFQALKKVWEDRKNDFLLFLMIFAGVYTLFFAVSKTKLPNYTVPVYPSLAIIIGYYLSRIHTSKISSLIVSVILYILISIGVIAGLYFGIKNEPAISDLSYLSIWFIFLVFGGIFALMFLLKKNYVMAILSLSVFSIFTGFIFFYKAFPPVDKRNPVMQMLPLIEKDKPVRYYRNFNPAFVFYLRRHISPVEKAEIKSFLSSKEKVYILTRKRYLKDFKNIENAVILKVVKDLFESKVSALVSNRRER; encoded by the coding sequence TTGAGATACAAACCGTTTCTGATCTCGCTGTTTGTTTTTATCACAGCTTTTATGGTTTTCTCTGCAAATATAGGAGGCTTATCAATATACTCCCTTGATGAAGCAAAAAACTCAGAATGTGCAAGGGAGATGCTCGAAAGGGGAGATTTTATTGTTCCTACATTTAATTATGAACTGAGAACAGATAAACCTCCTGTGCATTACTACTTTATGATTGTTGCGTACAAGCTTTTTGGAGTTAATGAGTTCTCTGCAAGATTTTTTTCATCAGTTTTTGGGGCTTTGACAGTTCTGATAACATTTTTGTTTGCACAGAAATATCTTGGGAAAAGGGAGGCTTTTTTATCATTTATAGCCTTGATATCTTCTCTCCATTTTTCTATACAGTTCCATATGGCTGTTCCTGATCCTTATCTTATTTTCTGGATAAATGCTGCTCTTTTTTCCTTTTATATAGGTTTTAAAGAGAAAAAAGGAGTTTTTATTTACCTATTCTATATTTTTATGGGACTTGGAGTGCTTACGAAGGGACCGGTTGCTGTTGTTTTGCCTTCAGGAATTATTCTTCTTTATCTTATTTTTACCAGAAATCTTACTGTAGAAAACTTAAAATTCCTGCGGGTGCTCTCTGGAATAGCTGTACTTCTGATAGTCTCTCTCCCGTGGTATATAGCTGTTTATCTGAAAACAGAGGGAAAGTGGGTGCAGGAGTTTATATTCAAACATAATATACACAGATTTTCGCAGCCTATGGAAGGTCACGGAGGGATATTTCTTTTAACATTTTTATTTGTTTTTGTAGGTATGCTTCCTTTCTCTGTTTTTATATTTCAGGCTTTGAAAAAAGTATGGGAAGATAGAAAAAATGATTTTTTACTTTTTCTTATGATTTTTGCAGGGGTTTACACACTGTTTTTTGCAGTATCAAAAACAAAACTACCTAATTACACAGTTCCTGTGTACCCTTCTCTCGCTATTATCATAGGATACTATCTGAGCAGGATTCATACATCAAAGATCTCTTCTCTGATAGTTAGTGTTATTTTGTATATCCTGATAAGTATTGGTGTTATAGCTGGACTTTATTTTGGTATAAAAAATGAACCGGCCATATCGGACCTTTCTTATCTCTCTATATGGTTTATCTTTCTTGTTTTTGGTGGGATATTTGCCCTTATGTTCTTACTGAAAAAAAACTATGTTATGGCTATCTTATCTCTTTCAGTTTTTTCTATTTTTACCGGTTTTATATTTTTTTACAAGGCATTTCCTCCTGTTGATAAGAGAAATCCTGTGATGCAGATGCTTCCTTTAATAGAAAAAGATAAACCTGTTAGATACTACAGGAATTTTAATCCGGCTTTTGTTTTTTATCTCAGGAGACATATAAGTCCGGTTGAGAAAGCAGAGATAAAGAGCTTTCTTTCATCTAAAGAGAAGGTTTACATACTTACAAGGAAAAGATATCTGAAGGATTTTAAAAATATAGAAAATGCTGTTATTCTGAAAGTTGTAAAGGATCTGTTTGAAAGCAAAGTATCTGCCCTTGTTTCAAACAGGAGAGAAAGATGA
- a CDS encoding Gfo/Idh/MocA family protein has product MIKVGIVGMGRVFDYYIKAVEHVKDIKIVCVSDIEEKRRSKTPLGARFYKNFHKMILEEKPDAVFVLVPNLLHYEVSKIILEEGIDILLEKPATLDIQELKNLISLSYRKSLVFVISFHYRFAKEVQWFYERYKEGMEKELGRIKYFHCGFYDPYIENNRIKDFVKSLNGSWIDSGINALSVIDMFIDRISLMESRLTYVESVNKYGDIQSTVTLYSPFSYGFIDTNWTLGINCKKTSFLFENEEKEIVLNHSKQQVILKEKGNDQIIADFSKTGDRLVNHYIGVLRDFVNHFKNRTDNTEKALYLHSLLFEAIEKNSILKNC; this is encoded by the coding sequence ATGATAAAAGTTGGAATTGTAGGTATGGGGCGTGTTTTTGATTATTATATAAAAGCCGTCGAACATGTCAAAGATATAAAAATTGTCTGTGTTTCTGATATAGAAGAGAAAAGGAGGTCAAAAACTCCTTTGGGAGCAAGGTTCTATAAAAACTTTCACAAAATGATATTAGAGGAAAAACCAGATGCTGTTTTTGTTCTTGTACCGAATCTGCTACATTATGAAGTCTCCAAGATAATATTAGAAGAAGGTATAGATATTCTCCTTGAAAAACCTGCAACATTGGATATACAGGAACTGAAAAATCTTATTAGTTTATCCTACCGTAAGAGTCTTGTTTTTGTTATTTCGTTTCATTACAGATTTGCAAAGGAGGTTCAGTGGTTTTATGAAAGGTACAAGGAAGGTATGGAAAAGGAGCTTGGTAGAATAAAGTACTTTCACTGTGGGTTTTATGATCCGTATATAGAAAATAACAGAATAAAAGATTTTGTTAAAAGTCTAAATGGAAGCTGGATTGACAGCGGGATCAATGCTCTTTCTGTTATTGATATGTTTATTGATAGGATATCTTTGATGGAAAGTAGGCTTACATATGTAGAAAGTGTAAATAAATACGGGGATATCCAGTCTACCGTTACTTTATACAGTCCTTTCTCATACGGATTTATAGACACAAACTGGACTCTTGGTATTAACTGTAAAAAGACATCTTTTTTGTTTGAAAATGAGGAAAAAGAGATAGTACTGAATCATTCAAAGCAGCAGGTTATATTAAAAGAAAAAGGAAATGACCAGATTATTGCAGATTTTTCGAAAACAGGAGATAGACTTGTAAATCATTATATAGGAGTGTTGAGGGATTTTGTTAATCATTTTAAAAACAGAACAGATAATACAGAAAAAGCCTTGTATCTTCACAGTTTACTTTTTGAGGCTATAGAAAAAAACAGCATCCTGAAAAACTGTTAA
- the rnc gene encoding ribonuclease III: MSIDIEKEFLDRINSLEERLGYVFKDKTLPLTALTHRSFAVEYHRKLTDYEVLEFLGDAVLSLIVSEILIKTFPQAREGELSQIRSAVISEAYLSKLAKVINLGELVLLSKGEIAQKGMERESLLCDVFESVFGAIYVDSDYKIDPPRQIFNRYFKNQLIEDIKKGDIPRDYKSLLQILTQKIFGKPPRYRVISAVGPEHEKTFTVECVIEGIRTKGAGKSKKEAESKAAKKAYIKLSEKEKES, encoded by the coding sequence ATGAGCATTGATATCGAGAAAGAGTTTTTAGATAGGATAAACTCCCTTGAGGAAAGACTTGGATATGTATTCAAGGACAAGACACTCCCTTTAACAGCGCTTACACATCGTTCCTTTGCTGTTGAATACCACAGAAAGCTTACAGATTATGAAGTATTGGAATTTCTTGGAGATGCTGTCTTATCTCTTATTGTAAGTGAGATTCTCATTAAAACATTTCCACAGGCTAGGGAAGGAGAGTTATCCCAGATAAGATCTGCAGTTATAAGCGAAGCATATCTATCAAAACTGGCAAAAGTTATAAACCTTGGAGAGTTAGTTCTTTTAAGCAAAGGGGAGATAGCACAAAAAGGGATGGAGAGGGAATCTCTCTTATGTGATGTATTTGAGTCTGTTTTTGGTGCTATATATGTCGACTCTGATTACAAAATAGACCCTCCGAGGCAGATATTTAACAGATATTTTAAAAATCAGCTTATCGAAGATATTAAAAAGGGAGATATTCCACGGGATTATAAATCCCTCTTACAGATACTCACTCAGAAAATATTTGGGAAACCTCCAAGATACAGGGTTATATCCGCTGTGGGACCAGAACATGAAAAAACTTTTACAGTAGAATGTGTGATAGAAGGAATTAGAACAAAAGGAGCTGGAAAGTCAAAAAAAGAAGCAGAATCAAAGGCAGCAAAGAAGGCATATATAAAACTGTCTGAGAAGGAAAAAGAGTCTTAA
- the fabF gene encoding beta-ketoacyl-ACP synthase II — translation MRRVVVTGIGAITPLGHNVKETWEGLINGKSGIDVIKRFDPYSYNLPVVIAGEVKDFDPKKYLNPKDAKRMSDFVKFAMVAAKEAIADSGLETDKIDPTKAGVIVGTGIGGLRDIEEQQTLLLEKGARRVSPFFIPSGISNMASGYISIEFGFKGPNSCVVTACATGTHAIGDAFKIIQRGDADIMVAGGTESAVTPLGIAGFANMKALSTRNDEPQKASRPFDAERDGFVMGEGAGIIVLEELEHALKRGAKIYAEIVGYGMTGDAHHITAPCADADGAVRVMEMALNDARINPEEVDYINAHGTSTPLNDKVETLGIKKVFKDHAYKLKISSIKSMIGHLLGAAGAVEAVSTVKTIETGIIPPTINLENPDPDCDLDYTPNKAVEYPVKVAISNSFGFGGTNACLAFKAYEH, via the coding sequence ATGAGGAGAGTCGTCGTTACCGGTATAGGAGCTATAACACCTCTCGGTCACAATGTAAAAGAGACATGGGAAGGTCTTATTAACGGCAAAAGCGGTATTGACGTTATTAAAAGATTCGACCCTTATTCTTATAATCTTCCTGTTGTTATAGCAGGAGAGGTGAAAGATTTTGATCCTAAAAAATACCTGAATCCAAAAGATGCAAAAAGGATGAGTGATTTTGTTAAATTTGCTATGGTTGCTGCAAAGGAAGCCATAGCAGATTCTGGTCTTGAAACTGACAAAATAGACCCTACAAAAGCAGGTGTTATAGTTGGAACCGGTATCGGCGGGCTCAGGGATATTGAAGAACAACAAACTTTATTACTTGAGAAAGGAGCCAGAAGGGTATCTCCTTTCTTTATCCCTTCTGGTATATCAAATATGGCGTCAGGTTACATATCTATTGAATTCGGTTTTAAAGGTCCAAACTCTTGTGTTGTTACGGCCTGTGCTACCGGAACCCATGCTATAGGAGATGCCTTTAAGATCATCCAGCGTGGAGATGCCGACATAATGGTTGCAGGGGGAACAGAATCAGCGGTAACACCCCTTGGTATTGCAGGTTTTGCAAATATGAAAGCCCTTTCTACAAGGAATGATGAACCTCAAAAGGCATCAAGACCTTTCGATGCAGAAAGGGACGGATTTGTTATGGGAGAAGGGGCAGGTATCATTGTTCTTGAAGAGTTAGAACATGCCCTGAAAAGAGGAGCAAAAATATACGCAGAGATTGTCGGATACGGAATGACAGGAGATGCTCACCATATAACAGCTCCGTGTGCCGATGCAGATGGTGCTGTAAGAGTTATGGAGATGGCATTGAATGATGCAAGGATTAATCCTGAAGAGGTTGATTATATAAATGCCCACGGAACATCTACACCTTTAAACGATAAAGTAGAAACCCTCGGTATTAAAAAAGTCTTCAAAGACCATGCATACAAGCTGAAGATAAGCTCAATTAAATCGATGATAGGCCATCTTTTAGGTGCAGCAGGTGCAGTAGAAGCTGTATCAACAGTAAAAACTATCGAGACAGGTATAATACCTCCTACAATAAATCTTGAAAATCCGGATCCTGACTGTGACCTTGATTATACGCCAAACAAGGCTGTTGAATATCCTGTAAAAGTTGCTATATCTAACTCTTTTGGTTTCGGTGGAACAAATGCATGTTTAGCATTTAAGGCTTATGAGCATTGA
- the acpP gene encoding acyl carrier protein, with protein MEERIKEIIADQLGIDVEQIKPESKFVEDLGADSLDVVELIMAFEEEFDVEIPDEDAEKIQTVGDVIEYIKAKKGE; from the coding sequence ATGGAAGAAAGAATCAAAGAGATTATCGCAGACCAGCTGGGAATTGATGTAGAGCAGATAAAGCCTGAATCAAAATTTGTTGAAGATTTAGGAGCTGACTCTCTCGATGTTGTTGAGCTCATTATGGCTTTTGAGGAAGAGTTTGATGTTGAAATCCCAGATGAAGATGCAGAAAAAATTCAAACAGTAGGAGATGTAATCGAGTACATCAAAGCTAAAAAAGGAGAATAA
- the fabG gene encoding 3-oxoacyl-[acyl-carrier-protein] reductase: MDFKGKTVLVTGSTRGIGKAIATGFAEKGASVIVTGRNKGNAEIVAENLKNEYGIDAYGCKLDFSEDIPQQWKEIEKVAGQVDILVNNAGITRDTLFIRMKDEDWNTVLHANLTGTFKITQLVVKGMIKKRWGRIINISSIIGFIGNPGQVNYATTKAGLIGFTKSLAKELAPRNITVNAVAPGFIETDMTEELPAEIKEKYLEQIPLGRFGKPEDVADVVLFLASDMADYITGETIHVNGGMY; the protein is encoded by the coding sequence TTGGATTTTAAAGGTAAAACTGTTCTGGTTACAGGTTCGACAAGAGGAATAGGAAAAGCTATAGCTACTGGGTTTGCTGAAAAAGGTGCCAGTGTTATAGTTACAGGTAGAAATAAAGGCAACGCAGAGATAGTAGCTGAGAATCTAAAAAATGAGTACGGAATAGACGCTTACGGCTGTAAATTAGATTTTTCAGAAGATATTCCCCAGCAGTGGAAAGAGATAGAAAAAGTAGCAGGTCAGGTAGATATACTGGTAAATAATGCAGGTATTACCAGGGATACACTCTTTATAAGAATGAAAGATGAAGACTGGAATACTGTTTTGCATGCAAACCTGACAGGAACGTTCAAAATAACCCAACTTGTAGTAAAAGGTATGATAAAAAAAAGATGGGGAAGAATTATTAATATATCTTCTATAATCGGTTTTATAGGAAATCCCGGTCAGGTTAATTACGCAACAACAAAGGCAGGATTAATCGGTTTCACCAAATCCCTTGCGAAAGAGCTTGCACCAAGAAATATAACAGTTAATGCAGTAGCTCCCGGATTTATAGAAACAGATATGACAGAAGAACTTCCAGCAGAAATAAAAGAAAAATACCTTGAACAGATACCTCTTGGAAGATTTGGTAAACCGGAAGATGTTGCAGATGTTGTTTTATTCCTTGCTTCAGACATGGCTGATTATATAACAGGAGAAACAATTCACGTTAACGGTGGAATGTATTGA
- a CDS encoding NAD(P)-dependent oxidoreductase: MKIYFFGVEDWEKLHIERKIREKGIQGDFAFFKEALDESTVDKAKDADIVSVFIYSKLSKEVIDKMPELKLIITRSSGYDHIDVKYAREKGIKVAYIPGYGNNTVAEYTFALILALARKFKPMIENITRGIFTREGMMGIDIMGKTIGIIGTGRIGSHVARIAHGFGMKILAYDRSKNEELIQKYGVKYIGLEELLSQSDIVTVHLPYNRATHFLINRFNIKLMKLDSILINTSRGEVVELEAIVEALKEGRLAGGVGLDTIETEITAEEALLKESAITTLKLKKAAEAKYLLSQENVIVSPHLAYYTKDASERILDTTVENIELFLKEGKLLTPVPES, encoded by the coding sequence ATGAAAATTTACTTTTTTGGTGTTGAAGACTGGGAAAAACTGCACATAGAAAGAAAAATTCGAGAAAAGGGAATTCAGGGAGATTTTGCATTTTTCAAGGAAGCCCTTGACGAAAGCACCGTTGACAAAGCAAAAGATGCAGATATCGTAAGTGTTTTTATATACTCAAAACTGTCAAAGGAAGTTATCGATAAAATGCCTGAGCTAAAACTTATAATAACAAGATCTTCAGGATACGACCATATAGATGTAAAATATGCAAGGGAAAAAGGTATTAAAGTTGCCTATATTCCCGGTTATGGGAATAATACTGTCGCAGAATACACATTTGCATTAATCCTCGCACTTGCAAGAAAGTTTAAACCTATGATTGAGAATATCACACGGGGCATCTTTACCAGAGAAGGAATGATGGGAATAGACATCATGGGAAAAACTATCGGGATTATCGGTACAGGAAGAATCGGTTCCCATGTGGCACGGATTGCCCACGGATTTGGTATGAAAATACTTGCCTACGATAGATCAAAAAATGAAGAGCTTATCCAGAAGTACGGGGTAAAATACATCGGCCTTGAAGAGCTTCTTTCACAGTCTGATATAGTCACAGTCCATCTTCCATATAACAGGGCAACACATTTTCTGATAAACAGATTCAATATAAAACTGATGAAGCTCGACAGTATACTGATAAACACATCAAGAGGGGAGGTGGTTGAATTAGAAGCTATCGTTGAGGCTCTAAAGGAAGGGAGACTTGCTGGTGGAGTAGGTCTGGACACTATAGAAACAGAAATAACAGCTGAAGAAGCACTTTTAAAAGAATCAGCCATCACAACATTGAAATTGAAGAAAGCAGCTGAGGCAAAATACCTGCTAAGTCAAGAAAACGTAATTGTGTCGCCACATCTGGCTTACTACACAAAAGACGCATCAGAGAGAATACTTGACACAACTGTCGAAAATATCGAGCTTTTCCTCAAAGAAGGTAAACTTCTGACACCTGTTCCAGAAAGTTAA
- a CDS encoding 3-isopropylmalate dehydratase small subunit has translation MKIEGKVWKFGDDINTDEIIPARYLVTTDPEELAKHVMEDADPEFPNKVQPGDIIVAGKNFGCGSSREHAPLALKGAKIGAIIAESFARIFYRNAINLGLPIIESPEAAKDAEEGDIIEIDFDEGKIINRTKGKEYSFKPLPESLKKVFEAGGLMEYAKDKLSGAK, from the coding sequence TTGAAAATAGAAGGAAAGGTATGGAAGTTTGGTGATGATATCAATACAGATGAGATAATCCCTGCAAGATACCTTGTTACAACTGATCCAGAGGAACTTGCAAAACATGTAATGGAGGATGCAGATCCTGAGTTTCCAAATAAAGTCCAGCCAGGAGACATAATTGTTGCAGGGAAAAATTTCGGTTGTGGTTCTTCAAGAGAACATGCTCCCCTTGCATTAAAAGGAGCTAAAATAGGAGCTATTATAGCCGAGTCATTTGCAAGAATATTTTACAGAAATGCTATAAATCTTGGTCTTCCTATTATAGAGTCTCCAGAGGCAGCAAAAGATGCTGAAGAAGGGGATATTATAGAGATAGATTTTGATGAAGGAAAGATAATAAATAGGACAAAAGGAAAAGAGTACTCTTTCAAGCCACTACCAGAGAGTTTGAAAAAAGTGTTTGAAGCTGGGGGACTTATGGAATATGCAAAAGATAAACTCTCAGGAGCTAAGTAA
- a CDS encoding universal stress protein, with protein sequence MHFEKILVGVDFSDISQQVIKSAVFLAKIFNSEIKLVHVVENTIFPAAFDDLEPFVDPEEFKKIVQTVEEIAEKSSEELEKIAKDISGKEGIKVGFAVHTGDIAEEILEISEQGNFDLIVIGAHKKALVESLLLGNEAEKIVNKARTSVLVVKGKPVENPQKILCGYDFLPNSIEALETAKEIAKKTGAEIDIVHADTEEGFAHFSHIYETVFQKKVNMLKELVNKLEKEGIKADFEIIKMEPSKAILEAVKDFGSELIVVGKRQRKDIKRFFLGTIAMKVVKNASVPVLIVRRR encoded by the coding sequence ATGCACTTTGAAAAAATACTGGTAGGTGTTGATTTTAGCGATATATCTCAGCAAGTAATTAAATCTGCAGTTTTCCTTGCAAAGATATTTAACAGCGAGATAAAGCTTGTTCATGTGGTTGAAAACACTATCTTTCCTGCAGCTTTTGATGACTTAGAGCCGTTTGTTGATCCTGAAGAGTTTAAAAAGATAGTTCAGACTGTTGAGGAGATAGCAGAGAAATCCTCTGAAGAGTTGGAGAAAATAGCAAAGGATATCTCTGGAAAAGAGGGAATAAAAGTAGGTTTTGCTGTTCACACAGGAGACATAGCTGAAGAGATTTTAGAGATATCAGAGCAGGGTAATTTTGATCTTATAGTTATAGGAGCACATAAAAAAGCCCTTGTGGAAAGTTTACTTTTAGGTAATGAGGCTGAAAAGATTGTTAATAAAGCAAGAACTTCTGTTTTAGTTGTAAAGGGAAAACCGGTAGAAAATCCTCAAAAAATACTGTGTGGTTATGATTTTCTTCCAAATTCTATAGAGGCTCTGGAAACTGCGAAAGAGATAGCTAAGAAAACAGGAGCAGAAATAGATATAGTCCATGCAGACACAGAGGAAGGTTTTGCCCATTTTAGCCATATATACGAAACAGTGTTCCAGAAAAAAGTAAATATGCTTAAAGAGCTTGTTAATAAACTTGAGAAAGAAGGAATTAAAGCTGATTTTGAGATAATAAAAATGGAGCCTTCAAAGGCTATATTAGAAGCTGTTAAAGATTTTGGATCTGAGCTTATTGTTGTAGGAAAAAGGCAGAGAAAAGATATAAAAAGATTCTTCCTTGGGACAATAGCTATGAAAGTAGTTAAAAATGCATCTGTTCCTGTTCTTATAGTGAGAAGAAGGTAA
- a CDS encoding tetratricopeptide repeat protein: MIKKILFIVLVSAFYSCIPVKGKEKADNLYFYYAACKYSAKTGEFDTALYYCKKAIQVKPDLPELYRDAIRLALHGGNKKEAEKLLEEYVQRFKDNPDVYAYAASVYSGLKKYKKAENLLKEGIKKFPKNEKILSQLIDTYLKESKVEKAEKALKELLKLRPDDPRIYYVLARVYLFKGEKEKAVEYLEKVINIDPLYEPAFTLLGTIYSQDRKWKKAEQVYKKVLQKDPDNIEALNRLFQIYVQTDQDEKAEKIINKIVQLEPENKDALLKKFLLYLKENKAKEIVEELEKLYSKNPNNLAVAMILGMAYESLGKYKLAEELYLKVLQADPNNMDVLERLAEVYVRMKKYDMAIDVLNKMFKINPKDHKLLIMIAQLEDERGNTYKALEIIKKAEKINPEDPVVYFFEGVFYDRLNDWPQAEKALLKALELRPRFPDALNYLGYSYINRGIAIDKGIELVKKALEYAPDNPAYIDSLAWGYFKKGEYKKALEAIKEAYRKLPDDPVITEHYAEILEALGRKEEALKYYKKALSLIEQKGEEGEPGLKDKILKKIKKLEK, translated from the coding sequence ATGATAAAAAAAATACTTTTTATAGTTTTAGTATCTGCATTTTACTCCTGTATTCCTGTAAAAGGAAAAGAGAAAGCAGACAATCTGTACTTTTATTATGCCGCATGTAAATACTCTGCAAAAACGGGAGAGTTTGATACAGCTCTGTACTACTGCAAAAAGGCAATACAGGTAAAACCAGATCTTCCTGAGCTTTACAGAGATGCTATAAGACTTGCTTTGCATGGTGGAAATAAAAAAGAAGCAGAAAAACTCTTAGAGGAATACGTACAGAGATTTAAAGATAACCCTGATGTTTATGCCTACGCAGCCTCTGTTTATTCTGGCTTAAAAAAATATAAAAAGGCTGAGAATTTACTGAAGGAAGGTATTAAAAAATTTCCTAAAAATGAGAAAATTCTTTCACAGCTAATTGATACATATCTGAAAGAGAGTAAGGTAGAAAAGGCAGAAAAAGCTTTAAAAGAGTTATTAAAACTGAGACCGGATGATCCCCGTATATACTATGTTCTTGCAAGGGTTTATCTTTTTAAAGGAGAGAAAGAAAAGGCGGTTGAATATCTTGAAAAGGTTATAAATATAGATCCCCTTTATGAACCTGCCTTTACACTTTTAGGAACTATATATTCACAGGACAGAAAGTGGAAAAAAGCAGAGCAGGTTTATAAAAAAGTCCTGCAAAAAGATCCAGATAATATAGAAGCCCTGAATAGACTGTTTCAGATATATGTACAGACAGATCAGGATGAGAAGGCAGAAAAGATAATAAACAAGATTGTGCAGTTAGAACCGGAGAACAAAGATGCTCTCCTGAAAAAATTTCTCCTTTATCTGAAGGAAAATAAAGCAAAAGAGATAGTTGAAGAACTTGAGAAACTTTACTCAAAAAACCCTAACAATCTTGCTGTTGCTATGATTTTAGGAATGGCTTATGAAAGTCTCGGAAAGTATAAACTTGCTGAGGAGTTATACCTTAAGGTACTACAGGCTGATCCAAATAATATGGATGTTTTAGAGAGACTTGCTGAAGTGTATGTAAGGATGAAAAAGTACGATATGGCTATAGATGTTCTCAACAAAATGTTTAAGATAAACCCTAAAGATCATAAACTCTTGATTATGATAGCCCAGCTTGAAGATGAGAGAGGAAATACATATAAAGCCCTTGAGATAATAAAAAAAGCAGAGAAGATAAATCCTGAAGATCCAGTTGTGTACTTTTTTGAAGGTGTTTTTTACGATAGATTAAATGACTGGCCTCAGGCGGAAAAAGCACTATTGAAAGCCTTAGAGCTCAGACCAAGATTTCCAGATGCCCTGAACTATCTTGGTTATTCTTATATAAACAGGGGGATAGCCATAGACAAAGGAATAGAGCTGGTTAAGAAAGCTTTAGAATATGCCCCTGATAATCCTGCCTATATTGACAGTCTTGCCTGGGGTTATTTCAAGAAAGGGGAGTATAAAAAGGCTTTAGAAGCAATCAAAGAGGCTTACAGAAAACTTCCTGATGATCCTGTAATAACAGAACATTATGCAGAAATTTTAGAGGCTTTAGGGAGAAAAGAAGAAGCTCTAAAGTACTATAAAAAGGCATTGTCTTTAATAGAACAAAAGGGAGAAGAGGGAGAACCGGGGTTAAAAGATAAAATCCTGAAAAAGATCAAAAAGTTAGAAAAATGA
- a CDS encoding phosphoribosylanthranilate isomerase: MKEYIIKICGLTDKEQAVSIGKMGATHIGMIYFEKSPRHIDIKKIAEISKAIRGLAKSVAVVVNPEKETVENILQIVDIVQFHGDESIEFVSLFPKERVIKAFRVKGEQDIQKMKPFMEEGYTVLIDAYSEKSYGGTGKQINPKLAKKISDIYPKTVLSGGLSPDNIKELLEYVKPYGVDASSKLEIKPGVKDLNRVKKFIKMAREFYESDN, from the coding sequence ATGAAGGAGTACATAATAAAAATTTGTGGATTAACAGATAAAGAGCAGGCTGTTTCAATAGGAAAGATGGGAGCCACCCATATTGGTATGATTTATTTTGAAAAGAGTCCAAGACACATAGATATAAAAAAAATAGCCGAAATATCAAAAGCTATTAGAGGATTGGCAAAATCTGTTGCTGTTGTTGTAAATCCAGAAAAGGAAACAGTGGAAAATATACTCCAGATTGTTGATATAGTTCAGTTCCACGGGGATGAAAGTATAGAATTTGTTTCTCTATTTCCAAAAGAAAGAGTGATAAAGGCTTTTAGAGTAAAAGGAGAGCAGGATATACAGAAGATGAAACCTTTCATGGAAGAAGGATATACTGTATTAATTGATGCATATTCAGAAAAATCTTACGGTGGGACGGGGAAACAGATAAACCCTAAACTTGCAAAGAAGATATCAGATATTTATCCGAAAACAGTTTTATCAGGTGGATTGTCCCCTGATAATATAAAAGAATTACTTGAGTATGTAAAACCCTATGGTGTTGATGCATCTTCTAAGCTTGAGATTAAACCGGGTGTTAAAGATTTGAACAGGGTTAAAAAATTTATAAAAATGGCGAGAGAGTTTTATGAGTCAGATAATTAA